Sequence from the Halopelagius inordinatus genome:
ACTGCGAGAGTACCCGCGGCCGCGGTGACCGCGCGGCCATCGGGGGTGAGACGGCGTGAGCATCCCATCCATCACCGGACGGACGTTCGAGGGCGTCCCCCGCAAGGACGGGAGCGTCGGCGTCCGCGACAACGTTCTCGTCCTCCCCTCTGTCATCTGTTCGCACATCGTCGCAGACCGCATCGCCTCGCGGGTGGACCACGCCGTCTCGACGCCGCACGACCACGGGTGCGCTCAACTGGGTGCCGACAACGAACAGACGCGGCGGACGTTCCTCTCTCTCGCGCAGAACCCGAACGTCGCGGGAACCGTCGTCGTCGGACTCGGGTGCGAGGAGGTCCAAAGCGCCGACGTGGCGGGAGCGCTCGAATCTCGGGACGTTCCGGTTCGAGAACTGTCGATACAGGGCGTCGGCGGAACCGACGAATGCGTCGAACGGGGCGTCGACGCGGCCACCGACCTCGTCGCCGCGCGCGAATCGGGCCGGTCCGACGCGACCATCGGCGACCTGACGCTCGGCATCGTATCGAGCGACTTAGACACCTCGACGGTGGACGTGGCGGACCCCCTCGTCGGCGACGTGGCGCGCGCCGTCGTCGCCGCCGGGGGCCGCGTCGTCGTCGCCGGGAACGAACGCGTCGTCGCTCACTCCGAGGCCGCCCGCGACGCGACGGACGAGGCCGCACGCGACTCGCTGGACGACCTGCTAGCGCGACACGAGGGGCACCCGCCGCGGGCCACGCGGGTCGGCCGTTTCGCCCGAAAGCGCTCGTTCGAGGAGGTGACGCGGTCGTGGGGGACGCGAGACGTATCCGAAGTGCTCGCGTACGGCGAACGCGCGGGCATCTCAGAGGGACTCGCCCTGGTCGACGCGCCGTCGCGGTTCGCGGAGGCGACGACGGCACTCGCCGCCGCGGGTGCGAACGTCGTCGTCCACGTCACCGGCGACGGCATCCTTGCCGGACACCCGCTCGTCCCGGTGGTGAAGGTGACCGGCGACCCCGGGACGGCGGCGGCACTCCCGGACGACGTGGACGTGGAGGCGGCGTCGGCCGACGCCGACGACTTGCTGGAGACGCTGGTCTCCGTGGCGAACGGCGAACGTTCCTGCGCGGAGAGACACGGACTCACGGAGTTCGCCATCACGCGCATCGGACCGTCGATGTGAGTTCGGGTCGGCGTCCTCTTTTTTGCCGGTCGCGATTCAGAACGCGCTCGGAGTGAAGCCGCCGTCGACGGTAATCGTCTCACCCGTGACGTACGACGCGGCGTCGCTTGCGAGGTAGACGACGGCCCCGGCGACGTCTTCGGGCCGTCCGATGCGCCCCGACGGCGCGCGTTCGGTGACTCGTTCGTACCGGTGCGTGTCCTCGGCGTAGGCGTCCGCCGTCTGCGCCGTGGCGATGAAACCCGGACGGACGGCGTTGACGCGCACCTCCGGTCCGAGGTCCTTCGCCGCCGCGTGGGTGTAGCCGTCGATACCGCCCTTTGCGGACGAGTACGCCGCCAACTCGTCGATACCGAGGACGGACGAGAGCGACGCGATGTTGACGACGCTCTCTACGTCGGTGCGGGTGACGAACGTCTGGACCGTCCGGTGGGTGCCGGTCAGTTGCACGTCGAGGACGTGTTCCCACTCTTCGTCTGTCACCTCGGAGACGGACGACCGGGCGATGGCGCTGGAGGAGTTGACGACGACGTCGACGCCGCCGAAGCGGTCGATGGTCGCGTCGGCGAGCGATTCGAGCGAGTCGCGGTCGGTCACGTCGCAGGTGACTTCTAACGCCTCGCTCCCGCGTTCGCGCACTTCCTCGGCGGTGGCGGCGACTCGCTCTTCGGTCCGACTCGTCGGGACGACGTTCGCTCCCTCTTCTGCGAACGCGAGTGCGATTGCTCGTCCGATACCGCTCGTTCCGCCGACGACGACGGCCGTCTTTCCGTCGACTGTCACCGGGTCGTACGTGAACGCCGCGCGTTCGCTACTCTCGTCGGGCATGGGTACCGATGCGTCACCGACCGTGATATACGTTGGTGTTGGACACACCGCGAGGAGGGCGACTGTAGAGTCGTGGGAGTCGAAGATGCGGGCCCGAGGGCCGGCGTCCAGTTACGAGTACGTCAGGTTCAGTTCGATGACGTTCGCCGCGCTCTGGACGCGTTCGGGTACCTCGGAGCGGAACGTTTCGCCTTTCATCCGACTGGTCGGCCCCGAGACGCTGACGGCGCCGATGGCGTGTCCGTCGGGGTTCGTGATGGGCGCGGCGACGCACCGGAGTCCAGAGAGGCGTTCCCCGTTGTCGGTGGCGTATCCGCGTTCGCGGATGGCCGCGAGTTCCTCGTCGAGTTCCTCCCGCGTCGAGACGGTGTTGGCCGTCCGCGCCGGGAGTCCCCATCGGTCGACTATCTCGTCGATTCGTTCCTCGGGGAGGTGTGCGAGAACCGCCTTTCCGAGCGACGTGCAGTGCAGACCGACGCGCATCCCCGCGTGCGTGTCGAGATTGACCGCCTGCTCGCCTTTGGCGCGAAAGAGGTAGACCCCCTCGCCGTGTTCTTCGACCAGGAGGTTCGCCAACTCCCCCGTCTCGTCGGCCAGCGCCTGAACCTCCGGTTTCGCGACGTCGTAGATTCGCATCCGGTTGCGCGTGTGTTCGCCGAAGTCGAGGAACTTCAAACCGATACAGTACGTCTCGTCGTGCCAGTCGACGTACTCGTGTTCGCGAAGCGTCCGGAGATGGCTGTAGACGGTGCTTTTCGGCAGGTCGAGTTCGTTCGCCAACTCCGTCACGCCGGCGTTACCCTTCTCTTTCAACGCTTCGAGGATTCGAAGCGACGTTCCCAACGCCCCTATCGTGTTCGCGGTGTTTGTTCCCATGACGAGGTATCATTACTGTTCATTACACATAGTGTTTGTTCATCCTCGCAAAACGTGTTTCCCGTCATGGTGGTGGCCTTACCGACATCGCCGTTCGGGTCCGCGACCGCCGGATCCCCTCTCAGTCGAGTTCGTTCACCGGATTCTGCGGTTCGTCACCGTGGAGGACGCCGAGAACGTCCGACGTCACCGTTCGTCTGAGTTCCTCGTAGGAGTCCTCCGAGTACCACGAGACGTGCGGCGTCGCGACGACGTTTTCGAGTTCGAAGAGCGACCGGTCTTCGGGGGGTTCGGTCGGCATCACGTCGATGCCCGCTCCGCCGATTCGGCCCCCGGTGAGGGCGTCGTACAGGTCGTCTACGTCGACGACGGACCCGCGGGCAGTGTTGACGAGAATCGCGGCGTCGTCCATCGCGTCGAAGGCGTCGGCGTCGAACATCCGCTCTGTCTCCTCCGTCAACGGGGCGTGGACGGAGACGAAGTCCGAGCGTTCGAGCAGTTCCTCGAACTCGACCTTCTCCGCGCCGTGACTCTCGACGTCCTCGGCGTCCACGTACGGGTCGTAGACCACGACGTCTAAGTCGAACGCCCGCGCCTTCTCCGTCACCGCGCGCGGAATCTTCCCGAACCCGGCGAGTCCGAGCGTCCGCCCCGCGAACCGGCGAATCGGCTTGCCGACGGTCCAATCCCACGTTCCGTCGCGTATCTCCCGGTCGTACCGCGCGACGTTGCGGACGCAGGCCAACAGAAGCGAGAAGGCGTGCGTCGATACCTCGTCGATGCAGTACGCGGGGACGTTGAGGACGGAGACGCCGTGTTCCGTCGCGGCCTCTACGTCCACGCTGTCGACGCCGATTCCGTACCGCCCGACTGCGCGGAGGTCGGTCGATTCGAACACCGACTCGTCCACCCGCGCGTACTGGACCAAAAGCGCGTCGGCCCCCTCTGCGGCCGCCGCGACTTCGTCTGGCGACTTCGCCTGCGCCGCCTCCAGTTCGACGCCCGCCTCCTCCGCGAGTTCGCGTTCTATCGAGAGGTCCGGAAAGTCGTAGTCCGTGACGACGACTTTCATGCGTCGCCTCGTTCGGTACTCGTGCGTCCGAGAGTTGGTTTCGAGATGCCGTTCATCGTCTCTCAGTACCTCGGCCCGGAGTGGATTCAACGTTTCCCCCGTCGGGGTCGCTGTCGCTTCCAGAACTGTTTTGTCGCGGGCACGAGACGCCACCTGTATGCACCGCGTACGATTCCGCGATCCTGCCGGGAGCGTCAGAACCGGACGGTGGACGGACGATGGACTCGCGTTCGGCGGCGAGACGTTCGACCCGGACGACGTCGACGTACTCCCCCCCTGCGAACCGACCAAGATAGTCTGCGTCGGCCTCAACTACGCGAAACACGCGGCGGAGTCCGGGATGGATATTCCGGACCGACCGCTCCTGTTTCTCAAACCGCCGAACGCGCTGGCCGCCCACGGCGACACCGTGACGCTCCCCGCCGGCAAAGAACGAGTGGACTACGAGGCGGAACTGGCCGTCGTCATCGGCGAGCAGTGCCGAAACGTCTCGGAGGACGAGGCGATGGACTACGTCGCCGGCTTTACCTGCCTGAACGACATCTCGAACCGCGACGACCAAGACGTCGAACAGAACTGGATCCGCGGAAAGGCGTTCGACAACAGCGCACCCCTCGGCCCGGTTCTCGCGACGCCCGACGAGGTACCCGACGACGCGAGCATCGAACTGCGCGTGAACGGCGAGACGAAACAGGACTCCTCGCGGGCGGACTTCATCTTCTCGATCCCCGAACTCGTGGCCGAGATTACGGAGTACATGACGCTCGAACCCGGCGACGTCATCTCGACGGGGACGCCCGAGGGCGTCGGCCCCCTCTCGGGCGGCGACAGGGTCGAAATCGACATCGAAGGCATCGGCGTCCTCGAACACACCGTCCGCGAGGACTGACAGAGACGCGCTGCGCGATCCGAAGATTCATGTGGTTTGGTGACACACTACCCTCTGCGGTCGGAGGAGAGCCTGCGGGGTCAGTCAGCAGCCACGTGCCACTATCAGATCAACCAGCCTGCTTTCGCCCTCTCCTCCGTCTCGAACGGCGCGAAAAAGAAAGATGACGAGCCGCAGTACCCGACTCAGTAGTTGTCGTAGACCGTCTTCGTCGTCGTGAAGAATTCGAGCGCGTCGTCGCCCTGTTCGCGGTAGGTGTTGCTCGAAGAGTTCTTCATCCCGCCGAAGGGGACGTGAAGTTCGAGTCCGGTCGTCTTCTCGTTCAGTTTGACGACGCCCGCCTCGATGTCCTCCACGTATCGGTTGGCCTCGGAGTGGTCGTCCGTCACGATGCTGGCGGCGAGGCCGTAGTCGACGCCGTTTGCGACTTCGACGGCTTCCTCGTAGTTCTCGACGCGGATGACGGAGAGGACGGGACCGAATACCTCCTCTTGGGCGATGTCCATCTCGGGGTCCACGTCCGAGAAGACGGCCGGCGAGACGAAGTAGCCGTCCGCGTCGTCGAGTTCGACTTCCTCGCCGCCCGTTTCGAGCGTCGCACCTTCGTCCTGCCCGATGTCGACGTACTCGAGCGTCGACTCCAGTTCGCTCTCGCTCACGTGCGGCCCCATGTCGTAGCCGTCGAGTCCGGGACCGACCTCGATGTCTTCGGCGGCGGCGACGACGCCGTCGACGAACTCGTCGTAGACGTCGTCGTAGACGATGGCTCGGGAGGTGGCGGTACACGCCTGTCCGGTGACGCCGAACGCGCCCGACGCGACGATGTCTACGGCTTCCTCTACGTCCGCCGTGTCGGAGACCACCGTCGGGTTCTTCCCGCCCATCTCCGTCTGGATGCGCTTTTGGTCGTCCGTCGCCGCGTCGTAGACGTGGTGTCCGACCGCGGAACTGCCGGTGAAGGAGACGGCGTCCACCGCGTCGTGGTCCGTGATGACGCCGCCGACGTCGCTTCCGGAACCGATGACCATGTTCAAAGCGCCGTCAGGGATACCCGCCTCGTCGAGACATTCGACGATTCCCTTCGCGACGCCCGGTGCGAGCGATGCGGGTTTGATCACGACGGCGTTACCCGTCGCGAGCGCGGGCGCTATCTTCCACGCCGGGATGGCGATGGGGTAGTTCCACGGCGTGATGAGACCGGCGACGCCGAGCGGTTCCTTCCGCGTGTAGAGGTTCTTGCTGCGTCCGCTGGCGGCTTTCACCGTCCCGCCGTGGTCCGAGGCCTTCTGCGCGTAGTAGTAGAAGATATCGATGGCTCGCTGTACTTCGGGTCCGGCCTCCGCGGGCGTCTTCCCCTCCTCTCGCACCAGCGTCTCGGTCAGTTCGTCCTTTCTGTCTTCGAGGAGGCGCGCGGTCTGATTGAGAATCGCGCCGCGTTCCGGCCCGGGCGTGGCCCCCCACTCCTCGGAGGCCGCCGCCGCGGCCTCGATGGCGGCCTCGGCGTCCTCGGCCGAGCCTTTCGCGTACTCCGCGACGACTTCGTCCGGATACGCCGGGTTCGTCACCTCGAGCGTCTCTCCGGACTCTGCGTCGGTCCACTCTCCGTCGATGTAGTTCGTTGTGGGCATGCGCGAAAAGCTACGCTCGCCTCACTTAGGGGCTTTTCGGTCAGGGAACCCGCAGGGACCGTCGTCCCCTCCGAAGAGGGGCGACCGACCGCCGCAGTTTGTTGCTAACAATTATGTAGGAGTGTCTGGTAACAGGAGTCATGCAGTACTACGCAGTTGCGGGCGCAGAGCGTCCAGCACTCGTCGCGCGAGACGGCAGGGATGCGTTCGATCTGACCAGTGCGAATCCGAACGTCGAGACGTTCTCCGACCTCGCGCGGGCGGCGAACGTCACGAATCAGTCCATCGACGACGTGGCCCGCGGACTACTCGACGAGGCGGAGTCGTTCTCTGCGGACGACCTATCCGAACGGGCCAGGCGGCCCGCCGCGCCGGACGAGGTGTGGGCCGCGGGCGTGACGTACCACATCAGCGAACAGGCGCGAGAGGCCGAGAGCGGAATGCCGGACGTCTATCTCGACGTCTACGAGGGGGAACGCCCCGAGATATTCTTCAAGGCGACGGAGAGTCGGACGGTCGGACCGAACGACGCCGTCGGAATCCGCGAGGACTCGACGTGGGACGTTCCCGAACCCGAACTCGGCGTCGTCCTCTACCGCGGTGACATCGTCGGGTACACCATCGGCAACGACGTGAGCAGTCGTTCGATCGAAGGGGCGAATCCGCTTTACCTCCCGCAAGCGAAGGTGTACGACCGGTGTTGCTCCATCGGTCCCTGCATCGCGTCTCCCGACGACGTCGGCGACCCGCAGAACCTCGAAATGACGATGACCATCGAACGCGACGGCGAGATACAGTACGAAGATTCGACGTCCACCTCGGAGATGGTCAAGTCGTGCGAAGAACTCGTCTCGTACCTCTCGCGGCACAACACGGTTCCCGAGACGGCGGTTCTCCTCACCGGGACGGCACTCGTCCCGAGCGAGGAGTTCACCTTAGCGGAAGGCGACGTCGTCCGCATCGAAATGGACGGTATCGGCGTTCTCGAAAACACGGTCACGGTCGTATAGAACCGGTCCGAACCACCGTCGCCCGGTACTCGGCTATTCGGCGTCGGCTCCGACCCCAGAGAACGAAGGCGCAGGGACGACCGATATCCGTTGCGGCTCGTCCTGTTCGACATGGTCGCACAGGACAGTACCATCGAGACACGAACGAACGGCCCGTCGAGTCCATCGACATCGGCTATAACAGGTGATACAACGGAAAAAACGGATATCGGGGCCACCGTATCCGGTTCGACAACGCCGCACG
This genomic interval carries:
- a CDS encoding IclR family transcriptional regulator — its product is MGTNTANTIGALGTSLRILEALKEKGNAGVTELANELDLPKSTVYSHLRTLREHEYVDWHDETYCIGLKFLDFGEHTRNRMRIYDVAKPEVQALADETGELANLLVEEHGEGVYLFRAKGEQAVNLDTHAGMRVGLHCTSLGKAVLAHLPEERIDEIVDRWGLPARTANTVSTREELDEELAAIRERGYATDNGERLSGLRCVAAPITNPDGHAIGAVSVSGPTSRMKGETFRSEVPERVQSAANVIELNLTYS
- a CDS encoding fumarylacetoacetate hydrolase family protein, which translates into the protein MHRVRFRDPAGSVRTGRWTDDGLAFGGETFDPDDVDVLPPCEPTKIVCVGLNYAKHAAESGMDIPDRPLLFLKPPNALAAHGDTVTLPAGKERVDYEAELAVVIGEQCRNVSEDEAMDYVAGFTCLNDISNRDDQDVEQNWIRGKAFDNSAPLGPVLATPDEVPDDASIELRVNGETKQDSSRADFIFSIPELVAEITEYMTLEPGDVISTGTPEGVGPLSGGDRVEIDIEGIGVLEHTVRED
- a CDS encoding fumarylacetoacetate hydrolase family protein yields the protein MQYYAVAGAERPALVARDGRDAFDLTSANPNVETFSDLARAANVTNQSIDDVARGLLDEAESFSADDLSERARRPAAPDEVWAAGVTYHISEQAREAESGMPDVYLDVYEGERPEIFFKATESRTVGPNDAVGIREDSTWDVPEPELGVVLYRGDIVGYTIGNDVSSRSIEGANPLYLPQAKVYDRCCSIGPCIASPDDVGDPQNLEMTMTIERDGEIQYEDSTSTSEMVKSCEELVSYLSRHNTVPETAVLLTGTALVPSEEFTLAEGDVVRIEMDGIGVLENTVTVV
- a CDS encoding UxaA family hydrolase, whose product is MSIPSITGRTFEGVPRKDGSVGVRDNVLVLPSVICSHIVADRIASRVDHAVSTPHDHGCAQLGADNEQTRRTFLSLAQNPNVAGTVVVGLGCEEVQSADVAGALESRDVPVRELSIQGVGGTDECVERGVDAATDLVAARESGRSDATIGDLTLGIVSSDLDTSTVDVADPLVGDVARAVVAAGGRVVVAGNERVVAHSEAARDATDEAARDSLDDLLARHEGHPPRATRVGRFARKRSFEEVTRSWGTRDVSEVLAYGERAGISEGLALVDAPSRFAEATTALAAAGANVVVHVTGDGILAGHPLVPVVKVTGDPGTAAALPDDVDVEAASADADDLLETLVSVANGERSCAERHGLTEFAITRIGPSM
- a CDS encoding SDR family NAD(P)-dependent oxidoreductase; protein product: MPDESSERAAFTYDPVTVDGKTAVVVGGTSGIGRAIALAFAEEGANVVPTSRTEERVAATAEEVRERGSEALEVTCDVTDRDSLESLADATIDRFGGVDVVVNSSSAIARSSVSEVTDEEWEHVLDVQLTGTHRTVQTFVTRTDVESVVNIASLSSVLGIDELAAYSSAKGGIDGYTHAAAKDLGPEVRVNAVRPGFIATAQTADAYAEDTHRYERVTERAPSGRIGRPEDVAGAVVYLASDAASYVTGETITVDGGFTPSAF
- a CDS encoding C-terminal binding protein, with the translated sequence MKVVVTDYDFPDLSIERELAEEAGVELEAAQAKSPDEVAAAAEGADALLVQYARVDESVFESTDLRAVGRYGIGVDSVDVEAATEHGVSVLNVPAYCIDEVSTHAFSLLLACVRNVARYDREIRDGTWDWTVGKPIRRFAGRTLGLAGFGKIPRAVTEKARAFDLDVVVYDPYVDAEDVESHGAEKVEFEELLERSDFVSVHAPLTEETERMFDADAFDAMDDAAILVNTARGSVVDVDDLYDALTGGRIGGAGIDVMPTEPPEDRSLFELENVVATPHVSWYSEDSYEELRRTVTSDVLGVLHGDEPQNPVNELD
- the xacF gene encoding 2,5-dioxovalerate dehydrogenase, which gives rise to MPTTNYIDGEWTDAESGETLEVTNPAYPDEVVAEYAKGSAEDAEAAIEAAAAASEEWGATPGPERGAILNQTARLLEDRKDELTETLVREEGKTPAEAGPEVQRAIDIFYYYAQKASDHGGTVKAASGRSKNLYTRKEPLGVAGLITPWNYPIAIPAWKIAPALATGNAVVIKPASLAPGVAKGIVECLDEAGIPDGALNMVIGSGSDVGGVITDHDAVDAVSFTGSSAVGHHVYDAATDDQKRIQTEMGGKNPTVVSDTADVEEAVDIVASGAFGVTGQACTATSRAIVYDDVYDEFVDGVVAAAEDIEVGPGLDGYDMGPHVSESELESTLEYVDIGQDEGATLETGGEEVELDDADGYFVSPAVFSDVDPEMDIAQEEVFGPVLSVIRVENYEEAVEVANGVDYGLAASIVTDDHSEANRYVEDIEAGVVKLNEKTTGLELHVPFGGMKNSSSNTYREQGDDALEFFTTTKTVYDNY